CATGGCGCTTGTCAGGTTCTCCATATCACTTCTCGCCATGTTCACAAGATCATTGAATACTGTCAACATCTCCTGCATCCCATTTACTCCGTCCCTCATAATAATAGACTTCATGTGGGATTCATCATACACATAGGATGGATCGTCTCTAAACCTCTCAGCAATCTCCATCATCCCACATAGATCGTTAATAATGTCTTTGTAGGCTTTTTCAGCCTTGTTGAGAACGTTAATGTACTTTTCGGGATTGATCTTTGGCGCTTCAGATACTGTGGACAGAACTAGGTTGAGTGGTAATGCTAGAACCAGCACTGCAGACATTATTCCCGCCAGGCTCAGTAATACATATTTCAAATACTGGTTTCCTAGCTAGGCGTGGGCATACCCTCTACTTGTCAAATTTGCCCTTAAACGCCTCAACCAGTTTCCCAGTATAGGTTACAGATCTATATAAAGATTCCTGGAAAAAAACTCTATATTTCAGGATCATCCTCGTCAACGATTCGATCTTCAGCCTTAACTTTCTCCGGCTCCTCCTTCAGCGACTTTATTATTCTTTCAACATCCTCAATTGGCCTGCTTGTTTTCACTTTTATGTAGACGATTTCTACTCCACCTTCGCCAGCCATACGGGGCTCACCTCTATAGGCTGGTGCAATGCTCTCATAGATTCTTTCGAGCCTTTCAACTAGAGCGTCGAGGCTCTTTTCATGCTGCATTAGCGTGCTTATCAGAAGGTCAAGGTAGCTTGATTTTCCTCCCTCTTCCGTGCTCATTGTGAAATATCCTTCTTGGGTTCTCTAACCTAACTATCTCCATTCCTTTTAAACAATTTGTGAAGTGGTAAACCTTACGTAAAAACGTTTATTTCTATTGCATGCTAAACTTATCGGTTAAGAATTAAGAACTATCTTCTAATCAGTTTACAAATGGTCTACTAATATATCTCCATGAAATTAGACAATGCCTTTTAACCCAGCCCAAAGCGGTCAACCTATTTTGAAAATACTGCATCAACTATCTTATAGGGAATTATCTTTGCGGGTCCTATCAGTCCTGAGGGAAGGGGAGAAACTGGTTTATTATACTCTATCGGCGTTGGGAACCTTTCGCCGTAGCATCTTTTCAGAGCTGTATAGTCGGGTGACTGCATCCCAAGAACCTTATTTATGAGCAGATTTGTTACTGTCACCTTTATATTGTTGGGCCCTGAGCGGATTAGAGCTGTCACGTCGATAATGTGTGGATGCCTCCAAGTTACGCCGGCTCTAACACCGTTAATGTATACTTCGGCTACCTCCCTCACAACCCCTAAATCCAGCTGGAGGCTTAGATCAGGCGTCACATATTCTTCGGGTAACGATACATCAATGGCGTATGTCGCGCTTCCAGAATAGAATCGGTATTCAGGCAGATCAGTCCATGAAACCAGTTTTTCCACCCTAAATCGTCTGTCTCCACCTTCCAAATGAAAAGTTATCTCCCACGGACCATTAAGTGGGATGGATGGAGGAATATTATCGACTACAATATTGAAGACGGCATTTCTTGTTCTAACATAATATTCGCCGGCAATGTTTGCCCTAGCTTTTATCTTCAAAGTGTGCTTATGATCTTGGATGTCAAGCACCTCGGGAAAGTTAGTAGCAATTATTGGGCTTTCAGCGGATGGTTCAGCGAATTCTATTATTTTTGATCCATGCGGCTCAAGGTCGAGAGTCAATAATGTTCCTTTATCCATGAAAGAGTAAACGTTAACGGCTGTTATGTCTCCGGTGAACGGATCCCAAATTCTAGGTTTCCTGTGACCTGCTCTAAAGACGGCCTTGACTTTTCTCTTCTCATATCCAGTGTTGGCCACAAAGTAGAAATCAAGTGTGCCGATTCGCCTATGCACAAAACCTAAGTCGCTATGATCTTCCAAGAATTGTATGTCCGGCGGAACAGATTCCCTAAGCGCCCTTGCCAACTCTTCTCCGTAATCCTTGACGAGAATAGCTCTCCCTTTCCCATTTTTCTTCCCAAAGATTTCATCCATAATCTGCTTTAGTGATGCACTTTCGTCCTCACGCCCGTCAAACCTGCAGTCACGGTTAGGCAGGCTTGATATTGCTATGACCGCGCCGCCAGACTTAAAGAAGGCATATATTTTCTTAACGCTCTCAATCGGCATAAAGGATACTTGTGGAAGCACGATGATACGGTACTCTGCGCCGTTGAAGGTTAGAGAGCCCTTGCCTATCTTAGCGTCTTTTAGGGTATCATCAGTTACGAAGTCAAAGGAATACCCGCTCCTAAGAATCTGCCTTATCAATTCGTTATTGAGTGGTATGAATTGTGGTATGCGTAGTCTGCTTGGATCTTGGGATTTTGCCCATGCATCATTGAGGGGGAGGTAAATGGCTACGTCCACTACTGGCCTACCTTGCCGCAGGAGAAAGCTGACTCTGCGGATGTAAGTTGTAAGGTGGGAAAAATATTTCCACCATGTGTTATTATGATTGATCAGCTCGGATGCGTAGAAGACCCAGCCTGGTACACCTGCTGATGGAGGCGAGTAACTATACCCGTGGGCTATTAGGTGATTTGCGCCTTGTATGAAGTATATGTCGGACGCCGCTTTTAGGTCTTCTAGGCTTGAGGAGAAGCGGATACCTGGGAATGTGGGGTACGGCTCATACATGGACATGTTGGATAAGAATGTGAAGGCTTCAGCTGAGCAAATCGCCTTCCCGTATTGGTGAGCTGCTGATGAAGCCCACCTCATTGGCGATATCTCCACGAAGTTTCTGCCCTCACCCTCCGGTAGATCCACATACTTGTAGCCTGAAAGATCTATCGCTGGCACCCCATATTGCTGCATGCGGAGAAGCACCCCATTTTTTCTGCACCACTCTTGGAGAGGCATAATAAAATTTTTAGTTGCCAGCTCGGATAGTGTTCTACCAAAATCAATTCTGACCAGCTCTGTTTTATCCCCGTACTTGTTCCAAAGGGCGGGCAGATATGGCTTTAGGTCATATCCTCTTCTCTTCTTGAATTCCTCTAAGAGGTTAGGAGTCCAGTTTGAGCCGAAGACTTCTAAACTATCACAGAAGACTGCGCGTATCCTGCCTTTTCCAGCTGCGATAAGAGGTTCGCCTACGATTTCGAGATGTGTCATCAATGCTTTTGGGTCATAGTGATCCATGACGTATCCCTCGGCTCCGAGAGCGGCTCTCTTCACTTCTTGGAGCGTGTGGCCCTCGACGAAGAACATCACTTGCCATTCTCCATCAGGCAGCTTTAACTCAATAGTTTCGCCTTCAATGGCTAGATCAGTCAATTCAACCACGCTTTCAGGATCCAGTCCATTTTCAGTTTTCCTGGCAGCCATAACGGCGATGATCCTTTCATCAACTCTTAGCTTCGGAACCTCTAGTCTGGATGGATTGCATACACCGTCTTTGCAGTCTGCGTGTCTAACTTCGTACTTTATACATCCGGCGGAGAGATGTATGGGTATGTGTGGACCTCCATATGGCCATCCGCTTCCTAGGGTAACATCAACAATCATCCCGAGGTCACATGCTCTCTTCACGGCAAATCTAAGAGCCTCAAGAAACTCGGATGATAGAAACCTGAGGTTTCGAATTCCTTCTTCTGGACTATTAAGGTTCAGCGGGTATACTGGTTGGATCTCGATTCCGCATACTCCAGTCGACTTCATAATTTCTAGTTCTCTGTTGATCTCCTCTCTCGTGACGGCTGGACCGAACCACCACCATCTAACAAAGAGCCCGCAGTCGCTGGGCGGATCTTTGAACTTTTCTGCAATAGATCTATGAAGGTCCTCCTGATCGATACTTTCAGTCTCTACCATAATCATCAGTATATTAGCCTCTTCTTTACTTAGAGGGTTCTTTTTCGAGGTCTCTAAACGCTGATGCGCATAAATTTATAATGAGTATTCCTCACCAGGTTTTAGAATTACGACTTTGATTTTAGATTTGCCCTCAACCTGTTTCTGGAATTCTTCTGGGTTAGTGTTCCATCGATGCATTGGAATCACGACCTGCGGGTTTATTGCTAATGTAGCCTCAGCCGCTTCAGGGTTATCCATGGTATATGTTCCGCCAGTTGGCAGGAGGGCAACATTGACATTTCTTAACTCCCTCATTTCGGGAATAAAATCTGTGTCTCCGGCATGGTAGATTGTCTTATCACCTATTTTTATGAGGTAGCCGACTCCCAAGCCTTTAGGGTGGAATGGGTTGCCAGGGGACCTAAAACGCTTATAGTTGTATGCTTGCACAGCCTCTACCGTTATGTTTCCTATTACTGTTTTTTCTCCAGGCTTGAGCGACTTGATCTTCCCTTTAATCTTAGATGCACAATCTGCTGGCGCAATAATTATTGTTTCATCCTTTCTAGCTCTCTCTATTTTAGATGAGTCACAATGATCGAAGTGGGAATGGGTTACGAGGATAATATCGGCTTTTTCAGTATAAGTTCCCTCGTAAGGGTCTATGTAAATGTTTTTTCCATCTGCTTTCAACTGGAAGCTTGCATGGCCCAACCATTTTATGGATATACTCAACTCTGCTTCACCTAGCATATTTTTCCTAGCTGAGAATTATATTATTTTCCTCACCCTGGGGTTGACTTGGGTCATCTCATTATTTGTCCGCCTGCGACAAGTATGGATTGACCAGTCTCATATTTCTGCTCTATAGCATAATACACGGCTTTTAGGATATCCTCTATCGTGCATCCTCTTCCCATCAGCACTTTAGATTCATAGTATCGCCTTACGTCATCGACGGTTTTTGCGCCTGGAACCTTGCCTGCTTTCAGGTACTTTATGAAAAGGCCGTTTTCAGGGTCGCTCCAGAGTGGACTGTCAAAGACGTTGCCCGGGCAGATGGCGTTAACCTTGATCCCGTCCTGCCAAAGCTCGAGCGCGAAGCTCTGGGTCAATCCTATTCCGCCGAATTTACTGCCTGCATATGCGAAGTTGTAGAGGCTTCCTTGGAGGCCAGACTTCGAATTTATCTGGATTATGTCCATTATCAGTGATGGGTCACGTTTATGCTGCTCAGCCATGACTCTCGAGACATGTTTAACGCAGAGAAAGTAGCCTGTATAATTCACTTTTGTTACAAACTCGAAGTCTTCTAGGCTGAAGTCCTTAACGCTTCCAGCCTTAACCACGCCTGCGCTGTAAATGAGTATGTCAATCCTGCCGAACTCTTCAACTGTTTTCTTAACCATTCTTTCAACTGCATCCTCATTTGTTACGTCGGCCTGCAATGCTATCGCTGTTCCAGATCCATATTTCTGATTGAGTTCATCAGCAATCTTTTGGGCTTTATCAAGCGATTTACTGCAGACAATCGCTACACGTGCACCTTCTTTTGCGAAGTCTCTAACTATCCCTTCTCCTATCCCGCTTGATCCGCCGACCACTATGGCAACCTTGCCTGATAGGCGACCATGTGACCTTAGCTGAGACACGTGACGCCACCGAAAAGAACCAAATGGATTGCAAGTTAAAAATATTACGTAGAGGACGAAAATCTATAGGGATTCCGAAACTTTTCTCAAAAAGGCTTTTGCCTTCTCTAGCTGCTCTAAGCCTTTATCTGTTAGTGTGTAGTACTTTTTCCTTCCTTCTGTATAGGACTTCACGTAACCATCCTTCTCTAGGAGATATAGAACCTTATATCCAGTTACCTTTCCAGCCCAGAACCCGAACTCCTCATTCACAATCTTCCTCAATTCGTATGCGTACAGGTCCTTATGTTTTAGGAGGCTGAAGAGGAAGATCCAAAGGTTCTCCTTTAAAATCTTCTCTTCTAATCTCTTGACTGGCTCTTTAACCATGTCTCTAATTGTTTTATGGTAATATAAAAATTTAAATATTTTATGATACAATAAAACAAAGCATGCCAAAGATAAGGGTAGGCGTGGTTGGGGTAGGAAACTGCTTCGCGGGGCTGGCACAAGGAATCGAATATTATAAGAGAAACAAGAATGATTCCACGGGGCTAATGCATGAGAGGATTGGGCCCTACAGTGTCGAGGACATAGAGTTTGTAAGCGCCTTTGATGTGGGCGAGAACAAGGTCGGTAGGCTGCTAAAGGAAGCGATCTACGCGGACCCAAATTATGTGAGGTGGGTCGACTCAGTCTCATGCTGCGGCGACACGATAGTCAAGGAGAGCCCGATTCTCGACGGCGTCGGCGTTTACGCTGCAAGCATGATTAAACCTATTAAGCAGACGAGAAGCGTCGAGGAGATTAGGAGGGATATAATCGCAGAGATAGAGGATACTGATACAAGGATTCTGATCAACTACTTGCCCGTTGGAAGTCAGAGGGCAACCGAGTTCTGGGCTGAAGTCGCATTGGAGACTGGATGCGCATTTGTTAACTGCATCCCAGTATTTATAGCATCTGAAGAAAAGTGGGAGAAAGCGTTCAGGATGAGGAATTTACCCATAGTAGGCGACGACATTAAAGCCGTTATAGGCTCGA
This region of Candidatus Bathyarchaeota archaeon genomic DNA includes:
- a CDS encoding glycosyl hydrolase, whose amino-acid sequence is MIMVETESIDQEDLHRSIAEKFKDPPSDCGLFVRWWWFGPAVTREEINRELEIMKSTGVCGIEIQPVYPLNLNSPEEGIRNLRFLSSEFLEALRFAVKRACDLGMIVDVTLGSGWPYGGPHIPIHLSAGCIKYEVRHADCKDGVCNPSRLEVPKLRVDERIIAVMAARKTENGLDPESVVELTDLAIEGETIELKLPDGEWQVMFFVEGHTLQEVKRAALGAEGYVMDHYDPKALMTHLEIVGEPLIAAGKGRIRAVFCDSLEVFGSNWTPNLLEEFKKRRGYDLKPYLPALWNKYGDKTELVRIDFGRTLSELATKNFIMPLQEWCRKNGVLLRMQQYGVPAIDLSGYKYVDLPEGEGRNFVEISPMRWASSAAHQYGKAICSAEAFTFLSNMSMYEPYPTFPGIRFSSSLEDLKAASDIYFIQGANHLIAHGYSYSPPSAGVPGWVFYASELINHNNTWWKYFSHLTTYIRRVSFLLRQGRPVVDVAIYLPLNDAWAKSQDPSRLRIPQFIPLNNELIRQILRSGYSFDFVTDDTLKDAKIGKGSLTFNGAEYRIIVLPQVSFMPIESVKKIYAFFKSGGAVIAISSLPNRDCRFDGREDESASLKQIMDEIFGKKNGKGRAILVKDYGEELARALRESVPPDIQFLEDHSDLGFVHRRIGTLDFYFVANTGYEKRKVKAVFRAGHRKPRIWDPFTGDITAVNVYSFMDKGTLLTLDLEPHGSKIIEFAEPSAESPIIATNFPEVLDIQDHKHTLKIKARANIAGEYYVRTRNAVFNIVVDNIPPSIPLNGPWEITFHLEGGDRRFRVEKLVSWTDLPEYRFYSGSATYAIDVSLPEEYVTPDLSLQLDLGVVREVAEVYINGVRAGVTWRHPHIIDVTALIRSGPNNIKVTVTNLLINKVLGMQSPDYTALKRCYGERFPTPIEYNKPVSPLPSGLIGPAKIIPYKIVDAVFSK
- a CDS encoding SDR family NAD(P)-dependent oxidoreductase — protein: MSQLRSHGRLSGKVAIVVGGSSGIGEGIVRDFAKEGARVAIVCSKSLDKAQKIADELNQKYGSGTAIALQADVTNEDAVERMVKKTVEEFGRIDILIYSAGVVKAGSVKDFSLEDFEFVTKVNYTGYFLCVKHVSRVMAEQHKRDPSLIMDIIQINSKSGLQGSLYNFAYAGSKFGGIGLTQSFALELWQDGIKVNAICPGNVFDSPLWSDPENGLFIKYLKAGKVPGAKTVDDVRRYYESKVLMGRGCTIEDILKAVYYAIEQKYETGQSILVAGGQIMR
- a CDS encoding MBL fold metallo-hydrolase, whose translation is MSISIKWLGHASFQLKADGKNIYIDPYEGTYTEKADIILVTHSHFDHCDSSKIERARKDETIIIAPADCASKIKGKIKSLKPGEKTVIGNITVEAVQAYNYKRFRSPGNPFHPKGLGVGYLIKIGDKTIYHAGDTDFIPEMRELRNVNVALLPTGGTYTMDNPEAAEATLAINPQVVIPMHRWNTNPEEFQKQVEGKSKIKVVILKPGEEYSL
- a CDS encoding PadR family transcriptional regulator, with product MVKEPVKRLEEKILKENLWIFLFSLLKHKDLYAYELRKIVNEEFGFWAGKVTGYKVLYLLEKDGYVKSYTEGRKKYYTLTDKGLEQLEKAKAFLRKVSESL
- a CDS encoding inositol-3-phosphate synthase, which gives rise to MPKIRVGVVGVGNCFAGLAQGIEYYKRNKNDSTGLMHERIGPYSVEDIEFVSAFDVGENKVGRLLKEAIYADPNYVRWVDSVSCCGDTIVKESPILDGVGVYAASMIKPIKQTRSVEEIRRDIIAEIEDTDTRILINYLPVGSQRATEFWAEVALETGCAFVNCIPVFIASEEKWEKAFRMRNLPIVGDDIKAVIGSTITHRTLVKLCVDRGAVIDRTYQINVGGNTDFLNMLERSRLKSKKISKTEAVQSLIPEGLKIPEDNIYIGPSDFIPFLGNTKLAFIRVEGRMFANIPFNMEVRLEVNDKANSGGVSVDAIRCAQLALDKGIGGDLTYASAYYMKHPKVQMSDEEARKRLDEWIRELSH